AGGCTTATACGGTTACGTTCCGTATCCGTTTCTAAAATACATACTTCTATCTCTTGTCCTTTTTTTAGTATTTCTTTAGGGTGTTTGATTCTAGTCCAGCTTAAGTTTCCAATATGGATAAGACCTTCTATGCCTGGTTCAATTTCCACAAAAGCACCAAAATCTGTTAGGTTAGTGACTGTCCCTTTGGCTGTTTTACCTTCTGTCCAACGCTCTGAAACTGTACTCCATGGATCTGTTGTAGTTTGTTTTATGCTTAAAGAGATTCTATTTTTCTCTTTATCAATTCCTATTACTTTAACTTTAACATTTTCTCCTTTAGACACGATTTCTTTTGGTTTTATATTGCGTTGCCAAGACAATTCACTTAAATGGACAAGCCCTTCCATTGCACCAAGGTTTACAAAAACACCGAATGAAGTAATGCTGCTTACATCTCCTTCTAAAACATCACCGACAGCTACCTGCTCATAAAATGAGTTGCGTATTTCTGCCATTTCTTCTTCAACAATCGTACGACGGGAAAATACAAGACGACGTTTACGGCGGTCTTTTTCAATAAGTTTTGCAGAAAACTCCTGTCCAATTAGTTTACCCGGATTTACTCCGCGACCTTCTTCTGCTAGGTGAGAAATGGGAATAAATCCTTCAATACCATAACTATTTACAATTAGTCCACCCTTTACTTTTCGTAACCCGGTGACTTTCAGTAAATCATTTTGAGTAGCTTCTAATTCAAGTTTATCCCAGCGTACATCAAATTCAGAACGCCACCTGCTAAGAGTTAGTTGAGCCTCTTCACCCTGCGAGATATTCGTTATCTGAACTCTTACCTTCGTTCCGTTCTGTGGCTCTTGAATGTCTTCAACAAGAACTCTATGTGTCCATTCTTTACGTGCAAGAAGCCCCTCGCATTTATAACCTACATCTACCAACCAGCCATCTTCACGTGTGTCAACTATAGTACCATCTACAACTTTTCCACG
This is a stretch of genomic DNA from Synergistaceae bacterium. It encodes these proteins:
- a CDS encoding S1 RNA-binding domain-containing protein, giving the protein MVDELLNREGAETPVKEETMEEIMQQYDVMGDFHRGKVVDGTIVDTREDGWLVDVGYKCEGLLARKEWTHRVLVEDIQEPQNGTKVRVQITNISQGEEAQLTLSRWRSEFDVRWDKLELEATQNDLLKVTGLRKVKGGLIVNSYGIEGFIPISHLAEEGRGVNPGKLIGQEFSAKLIEKDRRKRRLVFSRRTIVEEEMAEIRNSFYEQVAVGDVLEGDVSSITSFGVFVNLGAMEGLVHLSELSWQRNIKPKEIVSKGENVKVKVIGIDKEKNRISLSIKQTTTDPWSTVSERWTEGKTAKGTVTNLTDFGAFVEIEPGIEGLIHIGNLSWTRIKHPKEILKKGQEIEVCILETDTERNRISLGYKQLNDPWKNIETKYQKGKDVLVKVARLADFAAFVELEEGLEGLIHISQISQEKIKHPQDVLTEGQEISARIIDINPSERRIRLTLLPVSLNETKKSSQEVAAKKTQVNTTRGRRSVTNKNKLTNNNLPQEEVNVTIGELLKQPE